One genomic region from Rhizomicrobium palustre encodes:
- a CDS encoding PAS domain-containing sensor histidine kinase produces MLRRDFLSAAATAAVLASPAYAGMAGMAESELVLTGVTTGAVALAVAAGLWALAEQKVSAKLRRLLKGASARLRAAVGERDALIAASRDPLIVWGRENLAPTFYNGGEAILDSCLQGPDATELSTALDALSNQGTAFTMAVRDVSGRPLTVRGKAVGGLAAVWIESGSESHSLDFRGVLNALPLPVWLRDRALSLVWANDAYLSAAGAPDLETIQKNQTAIDKSERDLAATAKTHEEPMEAKRYAVIGGQRRALLITEIPTETGIVGTAADITEVAAGEAKLQQHIDAHTDTLDKLATAVAIFGPDQKLHFYNRAFVKLWDLPEKWLDKHPKDSEVLDRLRDERKLPEQRDYQGWKRERIALYETAREYPSEDLWHVPGGKTLRVVAQPHPFGGLTFLYEDVTEKLSLESSYNTLIKVQSATLNTLQEAVAVFGPDGRLKLYNAAFSRLWLLTAKDLADEPHVRQIAEQCSAKFGDAPVWDRVIQAIVAGTEPDRHMEDIERNDRTILQPSLSPLPDGATLVTFTDVTDRFRIEHVLRERAEALEAADRLKSEFIKHVSYELRTPLNTIVGFAELLSSQEFGPLNDRQAAYMKDIVSASNTLTSLVSDILDLALIESGALRLELEKIDLSQMLHDVASHAREWGGKVGLTLEVDCPEDEGIFLADARRVRQVVFNLLSNAFKFTPKGGVIVLGGRIQGENVQIYVRDNGPGIAPELRATVFERFSAKAAAGQRGGAGLGLALVNRFVELHDGWVEIDSSTKGTLVRCHFPRRIQDHSLPEREALPTPAE; encoded by the coding sequence ATGCTGAGGAGAGATTTCCTCTCCGCCGCGGCCACTGCTGCCGTTTTGGCATCTCCGGCTTATGCCGGAATGGCCGGGATGGCTGAAAGCGAACTGGTGCTGACCGGGGTTACGACCGGCGCGGTGGCACTGGCAGTCGCAGCAGGGCTTTGGGCGCTCGCCGAACAGAAAGTGTCGGCAAAACTGCGCCGCCTCTTGAAAGGGGCGAGTGCGCGGTTGCGCGCAGCCGTAGGCGAACGCGACGCCCTGATCGCTGCCTCCCGCGATCCTTTGATTGTCTGGGGCCGCGAAAACCTTGCCCCCACTTTCTACAATGGCGGCGAAGCGATTTTGGATTCCTGTCTGCAGGGCCCGGACGCAACCGAACTTTCCACCGCACTTGACGCGCTTTCCAACCAAGGCACCGCCTTCACCATGGCCGTGCGCGATGTCAGCGGCCGCCCCCTCACCGTGCGCGGCAAGGCCGTTGGCGGGTTGGCGGCGGTATGGATCGAATCCGGATCGGAAAGCCACAGCCTTGATTTTCGCGGCGTGCTCAACGCCCTGCCCTTGCCGGTCTGGCTGCGCGATCGCGCGCTGTCGCTGGTCTGGGCCAATGACGCCTATCTTTCGGCCGCCGGCGCGCCCGACCTCGAGACCATCCAGAAAAATCAGACCGCCATCGACAAGAGCGAGCGTGATCTCGCCGCCACGGCCAAAACCCATGAAGAGCCGATGGAGGCCAAGCGCTATGCCGTGATCGGTGGCCAGCGACGCGCCCTGCTGATCACCGAAATCCCCACCGAGACCGGCATTGTCGGCACCGCCGCCGATATCACCGAAGTCGCCGCGGGCGAAGCCAAGCTGCAGCAGCATATCGATGCCCATACCGATACGCTGGATAAGCTCGCCACCGCCGTGGCGATCTTCGGGCCCGATCAGAAGCTGCATTTCTATAACCGCGCCTTTGTGAAGCTGTGGGACCTGCCCGAAAAGTGGCTGGATAAGCACCCCAAGGATTCCGAAGTGCTCGACCGGCTGCGCGATGAACGCAAATTGCCGGAGCAGCGCGATTACCAAGGCTGGAAACGCGAGCGCATCGCTCTTTACGAGACCGCGCGCGAATATCCGTCGGAAGATCTGTGGCATGTGCCGGGCGGCAAGACCTTGCGCGTCGTCGCCCAGCCTCACCCCTTCGGCGGCCTCACCTTCCTTTATGAAGATGTCACCGAAAAGCTGAGCCTTGAAAGCTCGTACAACACCCTCATCAAGGTGCAATCGGCGACGCTGAATACCCTACAGGAAGCCGTGGCGGTGTTCGGCCCCGATGGCCGCCTGAAGCTTTACAATGCTGCTTTCTCGCGGCTGTGGCTGCTCACCGCGAAGGACCTCGCCGATGAACCGCATGTGCGCCAGATCGCCGAGCAATGCAGCGCCAAATTCGGCGACGCGCCGGTATGGGATCGCGTTATCCAGGCCATTGTGGCGGGCACCGAGCCCGACCGGCACATGGAAGATATCGAGCGCAACGACCGCACTATTCTGCAGCCCTCGCTTTCGCCGCTGCCGGATGGGGCGACGCTGGTCACCTTCACCGATGTCACTGATCGCTTCCGCATTGAGCATGTCTTGCGCGAACGCGCCGAAGCGCTGGAAGCCGCCGACCGCCTGAAATCCGAATTCATCAAGCATGTCTCTTACGAGCTGCGCACCCCGCTCAATACGATTGTGGGCTTTGCGGAACTCCTCTCGAGCCAGGAATTCGGGCCGCTGAATGATCGCCAAGCGGCCTATATGAAAGACATCGTTTCGGCCTCGAACACGCTGACGAGCTTGGTTTCCGATATTCTCGATCTCGCCTTGATCGAATCCGGTGCGCTGCGCCTGGAGCTGGAAAAGATCGACCTCTCCCAGATGCTGCATGATGTGGCGAGCCACGCGCGCGAATGGGGCGGCAAGGTTGGCCTCACGCTGGAAGTCGATTGCCCCGAAGACGAAGGCATTTTCCTCGCCGATGCGCGCCGCGTGCGTCAGGTGGTGTTCAACCTTCTCTCCAACGCCTTCAAGTTCACCCCCAAAGGCGGCGTGATCGTGCTGGGCGGACGCATTCAGGGGGAGAACGTGCAGATCTATGTGCGCGACAATGGCCCGGGCATTGCGCCGGAGCTGCGCGCCACCGTGTTCGAACGCTTTTCCGCCAAAGCTGCTGCTGGACAACGTGGCGGCGCAGGGCTGGGCCTTGCCCTCGTCAATCGCTTTGTCGAATTGCATGACGGCTGGGTGGAGATCGACAGCTCCACCAAAGGCACGCTGGTGCGTTGCCACTTCCCGCGCCGCATCCAAGATCACTCCTTACCCGAACGCGAAGCCCTGCCGACCCCGGCGGAGTGA
- a CDS encoding CPBP family intramembrane glutamic endopeptidase — translation MIALLGTYLSLALCASPALFRKQTRGWVFVLLIVLLGDFDAIVMGSFIQRMLSGGALHYTWFYKGFSVALNLVIAITLIAMGKFRARELGLTFVQAPGTGRAVLTVILPIFLLQATLFALHGGSRDHSLETLLFQATMPGLSEELLFRGLLLALFDRMFAARFRILGAELSYGAIVTSLAFGLLHALPHDANFAHLNIAHGISAAIGGFLLVWLRCRSRSLVLPVVVHNLFNLLFHIVPKVA, via the coding sequence ATGATCGCGTTGCTCGGGACGTATCTCAGTTTAGCGCTATGTGCATCGCCAGCGCTGTTTCGCAAACAGACGCGCGGCTGGGTCTTCGTGTTGCTGATCGTGTTGCTCGGTGATTTCGACGCCATCGTCATGGGCAGTTTTATCCAGCGCATGCTGAGCGGTGGCGCACTGCATTATACCTGGTTTTACAAAGGCTTCAGTGTTGCCCTCAATTTGGTCATCGCAATCACGCTGATTGCAATGGGCAAATTCCGCGCCCGCGAGCTTGGCCTGACGTTCGTGCAAGCACCGGGAACGGGCCGGGCGGTATTGACTGTAATACTGCCAATTTTCCTGCTGCAGGCGACGCTTTTTGCTCTGCATGGCGGCAGCCGGGATCATTCCCTGGAGACGTTGTTGTTTCAGGCGACGATGCCAGGCCTTTCAGAGGAGCTCCTGTTCCGAGGTTTGCTTCTGGCACTGTTCGACCGGATGTTCGCAGCCCGTTTCCGTATCTTGGGTGCGGAGTTGAGCTATGGCGCTATCGTGACATCGCTGGCGTTTGGGCTGCTGCATGCACTGCCGCACGATGCGAACTTCGCCCATTTGAATATCGCCCACGGCATCTCGGCAGCGATAGGGGGCTTCTTGCTGGTCTGGCTACGCTGCCGCAGCCGCAGTCTTGTGCTGCCGGTCGTGGTGCACAACCTGTTCAATCTTCTGTTCCACATCGTGCCGAAGGTGGCCTGA
- a CDS encoding chemotaxis protein CheW, with protein sequence MENTERSGQTRQFITFMANGQEFASNIMAIREIRGWTDTTAVPHVPDYIRGVINLRGAVLPVMDLKAKLGLGMTEASAKNVIIVITEGERTTGILVDAVSDIITLTESEIQPPPDVMGQSAERNVDGIAILDGRMVTILSAESLSAAVNDIAF encoded by the coding sequence ATGGAAAACACCGAACGCAGCGGCCAGACCCGCCAGTTCATCACCTTCATGGCTAATGGTCAGGAATTCGCCTCTAACATCATGGCCATTCGCGAGATTCGCGGCTGGACCGATACCACTGCCGTGCCGCATGTCCCTGATTACATTCGCGGCGTGATTAATCTGCGCGGCGCGGTTCTGCCGGTGATGGATCTGAAGGCTAAGCTTGGTTTGGGTATGACCGAAGCCTCGGCCAAGAACGTCATCATCGTGATCACGGAAGGTGAGCGCACCACCGGCATTCTGGTGGATGCGGTCTCCGATATCATTACGCTCACGGAATCTGAGATCCAGCCGCCGCCGGATGTGATGGGCCAAAGTGCCGAGCGCAATGTCGACGGTATTGCGATCCTCGATGGCCGCATGGTGACCATCCTCTCCGCCGAAAGCCTCTCGGCCGCGGTGAACGATATCGCGTTCTAA
- a CDS encoding methyl-accepting chemotaxis protein, whose amino-acid sequence MSSLQEKLPSWSSARREVGEIVHRRVGSGVDKALLDAYRAADSSLTAMPPDVLAIERVKFRHVATGDLSSEYFKVQAKIIEEISGRTDLTNYLANVYPNWAAGLVNSLLDHAPLYDPRRREYVSSLMFSIFTDVAVVVDQFVQAQQTELTIKSIGEGLDQLAKGNLTHRVTADMSGSFAKLKEDFNLALDRLQDTMTNVVSTTSQITTGSDEISKAADDLSRRTEQQAASLEETAAALEEITATVKKTAANAREASQSVSTAKQVAETGGQVVETAVKAMDAISQSSKQITDIIGVIDEIAFQTNLLALNAGVEAARAGDAGKGFAVVASEVRALAQRSSEAAKQIKGLINTSSDQVGQGVKFVGESGTALKRIVEQVVQINSLVGEMAQAAEQQSTGIEQVNAAVTQMDRSTQQNAAMVEESTAAARSLAQEGRTLNELMSFFNVGAKTNIAGPRTTPQARGAVLPAHNPAPRAAGRRGQAAAAVALDTKPSKDEWAEF is encoded by the coding sequence ATGAGTTCTTTGCAAGAAAAATTGCCGTCCTGGTCGAGTGCGCGGCGCGAAGTGGGCGAGATCGTCCATCGCCGGGTTGGCAGTGGCGTCGATAAAGCGCTGCTGGATGCCTATAGGGCTGCCGATTCCTCTCTCACCGCGATGCCGCCGGATGTGCTCGCGATCGAGCGCGTGAAATTCCGTCATGTCGCCACCGGCGATTTGTCTTCCGAATACTTCAAGGTCCAGGCGAAGATCATCGAAGAGATCAGCGGCCGCACCGATCTCACCAACTATCTCGCCAATGTCTATCCCAACTGGGCCGCGGGTCTTGTCAATTCCTTGCTCGATCACGCGCCGCTTTACGATCCCCGCCGCCGTGAATATGTCAGCAGCCTGATGTTCTCTATCTTCACCGATGTTGCGGTGGTGGTGGACCAATTCGTTCAGGCTCAGCAAACCGAGCTGACCATCAAGAGCATCGGTGAAGGTCTCGATCAGCTTGCCAAGGGCAATCTCACCCATCGCGTCACCGCTGACATGAGCGGGTCTTTCGCCAAGCTGAAGGAAGACTTCAATCTTGCCCTCGATCGCCTTCAGGACACGATGACGAACGTGGTCTCCACCACGTCGCAGATCACCACCGGCTCGGATGAAATCTCCAAGGCTGCCGATGATCTGTCGCGCCGCACGGAACAACAGGCCGCCAGCCTCGAGGAAACCGCTGCCGCGCTGGAAGAAATCACCGCCACGGTGAAGAAGACCGCTGCCAATGCGCGCGAAGCCTCGCAGAGCGTCTCCACCGCGAAACAGGTGGCCGAAACCGGCGGCCAGGTTGTGGAAACCGCCGTCAAGGCGATGGACGCAATTTCGCAGTCCTCCAAGCAGATCACCGACATTATTGGCGTGATCGATGAGATCGCCTTCCAGACCAATCTTCTGGCTTTGAACGCCGGCGTCGAAGCGGCCCGCGCGGGTGATGCAGGCAAGGGCTTTGCCGTCGTCGCCTCGGAAGTGCGCGCGCTTGCGCAGCGCTCTTCGGAAGCGGCCAAGCAGATCAAGGGGCTGATCAACACCTCCAGCGATCAAGTCGGTCAGGGCGTGAAGTTCGTCGGCGAGTCCGGCACAGCCTTGAAGCGCATTGTCGAACAGGTGGTGCAGATCAACTCGCTGGTTGGCGAGATGGCGCAAGCCGCCGAGCAGCAATCGACCGGTATCGAGCAGGTCAACGCCGCAGTCACGCAGATGGACCGCTCCACGCAGCAGAATGCCGCGATGGTGGAGGAATCCACTGCTGCTGCCCGCAGCCTCGCCCAGGAAGGTCGCACGCTCAACGAGCTGATGTCCTTCTTCAATGTTGGGGCGAAGACGAATATCGCCGGGCCGCGCACCACGCCGCAAGCCCGTGGCGCCGTTCTGCCCGCGCATAATCCGGCACCGCGTGCCGCGGGGCGCCGGGGCCAAGCCGCCGCTGCGGTCGCGCTCGACACCAAGCCATCCAAAGATGAGTGGGCCGAGTTTTGA
- a CDS encoding 2Fe-2S iron-sulfur cluster-binding protein, translating into MAKVTFIDAKGVRREVEAPEGWSVMEAAVKNDVAGIDADCGGACACATCHVYVDPAFKGKLPPKEEMEETMLDFAQEVTPRSRLSCQIKVTAELDGLVVTVPKDQR; encoded by the coding sequence ATGGCGAAGGTCACTTTTATCGATGCCAAGGGCGTGCGCCGCGAGGTGGAGGCCCCCGAAGGCTGGTCGGTGATGGAAGCCGCCGTGAAGAACGACGTCGCGGGGATCGATGCCGATTGCGGCGGGGCCTGCGCTTGCGCCACCTGCCATGTCTATGTCGATCCGGCCTTCAAAGGAAAACTTCCGCCCAAGGAAGAGATGGAAGAGACCATGCTCGACTTCGCCCAAGAGGTCACACCGCGGAGCCGTCTCTCCTGTCAGATCAAAGTCACCGCCGAGCTCGACGGTCTTGTGGTCACGGTGCCGAAAGATCAGCGTTAG